The following nucleotide sequence is from Actinomycetota bacterium.
GAACGGTTCGAACAGCGCGGGCCGGTCCTCGGCAGGAACGCCGGGGCCGCGGTCGCGAACGGCGATGCGGACGGAGCCCGATCGCTCCTGGACCCGGACGCTGACGGGGCTTCCGGACGGCGAGTAGTCGAGGGCGTTGCGGATGACGTCGGCCACCGCCGCCCGCAGCAGCGGGCCGTCGGCCCGGACGGTGACGCCGGCCTGGATCAGCACCGACAGGCGGCTTTCCTCGGCGGGAAGGGCGAGCTCCGTGACGACCCGGCGAACCAGCCTGCCCAGGTCGGTCCGCCGCTTGCGGAGCCGCCGTGCCCCCGCCGCCCACCGAAGCACCGCGTCGATCTGCCCCGACAGCTCGCGCAGGACGTCCCGGGACCGGACCAGGAGGCGGCGATCCCGCGAGGCCAGCGAGTCGCTCACCAGCACACGGTCGAGTGCGGCCCGGGTGGCGAGCACCGGCCCGCGAAGCTCGTGGGCGGTCCAGGCCAGCGCCATGTCCAGCCGCTCCTCGGGGCTGGCCTCGCGGGGCTGCCACCGGGAGAGGTCGTCCCACCCCTCCGGCTTCTGGTAGCTCCTCGCGCGTCCTTCTACCGACATGCACAGCCCCCCTCGATGCCGAACCTCACGCTATACGCGCTCCGCGTCGCCCGGAACGTCCCTTCGACCGAATCGGGCTACATCGTTGGTCGGACCTGGAGCCGTGCGTTTGGACCGGCCGGCGTTGCGCCGCGTGGTCGATTCGAGATGGTTCGTCCGCTTTTCGGGGGCGCTGGGCATGAGAGCGGGAAGCCCGGCCCCGGTCCATTCGGCGGAGCGGGCGGCTGAGGAAAGATACCCACCGCGAGTGAGGCCCCCCGGGGATGGGACTGCCACCATGGGCGCCGGTCCAGGGTAAGGGGGGGTGGTGTCGGAGTTCCTGCGAACGCTCGGAGCGGTTCTCCGGAGCGCCCGAAAGGAGCGAGGCCTGAAGCTGAAGGACGTCGCGACGTGGTCCGGGCGGCGGTTCGCGCCGACCACGGTGGCCGGGTA
It contains:
- a CDS encoding sensor histidine kinase; its protein translation is MSVEGRARSYQKPEGWDDLSRWQPREASPEERLDMALAWTAHELRGPVLATRAALDRVLVSDSLASRDRRLLVRSRDVLRELSGQIDAVLRWAAGARRLRKRRTDLGRLVRRVVTELALPAEESRLSVLIQAGVTVRADGPLLRAAVADVIRNALDYSPSGSPVSVRVQERSGSVRIAVRDRGPGVPAEDRPALFEPFVRGRGAPRRAGTGLGLFIARRVVEAHGGEIWLESTGHGTTVVLQLPSEETAP